TCCGCTCCCCGGGCGATGAAACCCTGCGCGAACTGCCCGACGGCCTGTACTGCAAGACCGCGCAGAACGACCCGTCGGTGGTGCGCGGGGCGCGCAACTACCCCTGCATGGAGTTCCCCGGAAAACGGGCGCCGACCGTGCAGCTGTGCCGCGACCCCGAGGGCTACCAGCCGATCGGCTCCAACCCGTGGCGCGGCCCGCCGATCCCCTACGGCAGCGTGCCGGTGACCGATCCGCGGATGACCAACCCGATGAACAAGTTCCCCTACATCCCGCCGGAGGCCGACTACGATCCGGGTCCGCCGGTGGTGAACCTGCCGCCCGGGGTGCCGCCGGGGCCGGGCCCGGCGCCCAACCCGCCGTTCCCGCTGCCGGTGCCGCCCAACGACGTGGGCCCGCAGCCGGCGCCGTGGCCGTACTACGCGCCGCCGGAGGAGAACATGCCGACCTCGCCGGGCGGCAACGACGGGCTGCCGCCGTACAACCGGCCGCCGCCGGGCCCGCCGCCGGGCCCGGAGCCGCAGGCGTCCGCGCCGGTCTACGGCACCTACGACTCACGCACCGGGGAGTTCGTCGACCAGGACGGCGAGAAGGGCATCTTCGCCGCCGGGGCGACCGACCGGATGCCCGCGGAGAACTGGGTCGATTTGATGCTGGCCCCGCAACCCGCATAATGGCCGACGTGGTGACCGAATCGACGCAGACCGCCGGGACCCGGGTGCGCCGCCGGGCCTCCCGGGAGGCCGGCCCCACCGGGGAGCCGACGACCGCGCGGGTGATGGTGGGCCCGGCACCGCAACCGGGTGGGCCCGCGCGCGCGAGCGGCGCGCGCTATCCGGGCCGGCGCGCGCACACCTCGTTGGTGGCGGTCGCGGCGGTGGCCGTGCTGGCCGTGCTCACCGCCGCGCTGGCCGCGGCGGTCGCGGTCCAGGGGTTCGCCGAGCGGGACGCGGCGGCCGCCGCCGACCGCCAACAGCGTTTCGTCGACACCGCCTCGCAGCTGGTGGTCAACATGTTCACCTTCAACCAGGACGATCTCGATGCCAGCGTCGACCGGTGGGTCAACGACCTCACCGGCCCGCTGGGCGATAAGTTCCAGCCCGGCAACGTGACGATGCTCAAAGACCTGTTCCGCGACACCGGGTCCGACTCGGAGGCCGTGATCAACGTCGCCGCCCTCGAGGACATCGACGAGAACGTCCACCGGGCGTCGGTGCTGGTCGCGGCGCGCGTCACCGCCACCGACATCGACGACGGGGTGAACCAACCCTCCCAGCCGTACCGGCTGCGGGTCATCGTGCAGGAAGACGACGCCGGTGCGATGACCCCCTACGATCTCATCTGGCCCAACGGGGGCTACTGATGCCGGTGCTCGGAGTCTGGGTGCGGCGAGCGCTCACCGCCACGGCGCTGGTGTTGGCGGCGGTGTTCGTCGGTCTGGGCGCCACCGGCGGCGCGTGGTACTGGAACGACGCGTCGCTGCGCGCCGCCCAACAGACCCGCGCCCAGTTGGCCCCGATGGCCGCCGAGGCGGTGCCGCAGATCTTCGGCTTCGACTACCAGACGGTCGAGACCTCGATGATCGAGGTCTATCCGCTGCTCACCCCGCAATTCCGCACCGACTTCGAAAAGCAGGCCCACGACCGCATCATCCCCGAAGCCCGCCAGCGCAAGGCGGTCAGCCAGGTCAACGTGGTCGGGCAGGGGGTGGTCGACGCGCAGCGGCGCTCCGGGTCGGTGCTGGTGTATCTGAACCGCACCGTCACCGACGACGGAAAGGAGCCGATCGTCGACGGCGCCCGGGTGCAGGTGTTCTACCAAAAGATCGACGGCCGGTGGCTCATCGACAACATCAAGCCGGTCTGAGCCGGGCACTCACCAGGGGCACCACCACGGGTCGTCGCACCACAACGGGTGCTCGTCCTGCGGGGCGGGCAGCGGTTCCTTGAAGGTCAGCGTGAACGGTTTCTTCGTCAACGCCGCCGTCACCTGCCCGCCGCACACCTCGGCGTTGGAACGGGTGTGGGTGCCCTGCAGGGTGACGCTGTCGAAGGCGTAGGTCTCCTGAACCTCGGCCTTGCTGCCGTCGGGGCAGGTCAGCCCGCGCGGCACCGGGAAACTCGTCTGCCACAGGTTGTTGGCCAGCCGGAACTGGCCGGCCTTCTCGTTGGCGGTGCGCGGCACCACCATCGACGTGATCATGCTGCAGCCCATCGGCGTGCACGTGGAGTAGACCGTCCACGTGGTGGCCGGTTCGCCCTCCTCGGTGTAGGTGTAGATCCCGTGGATCGGGCGCGCCGGCGGCGGCGGCGGGTCGTCGGCGAAGGCGCTGGGCGCGGCGCCCGCCCCGGCGAGCGCGAGCGCCGCGCCGATCAGTGCACTGGCGAATCTCATGGTCTCCTATCTAAGCAGACCCGCCGCCGGGGGGACGGGGATTGGGCGCCGGTGCGGTCGTGCTCGCCACCGCGTCGAGGAACGAGCGGGCCCACCGGTCCACGTCGTGGGTGAGCACCTGGCGGCGCAGGGCGCGCATGCGGCGCCGGCCGTCCTCGGGGTCCTGGGTGATCGCCGCCTCGATGACGTTCTTGACCCCGTCGAGGTCGTGCGGGTTGACCTGGTAGGCGGCGCGCAGCTCCTCGGCCGCGCCGGTGAACTCGCTGAGCACCAACGCCCCGCCCAAATCGCTGCGGCAGGCCACATACTCCTTGGCGACCAGGTTCATGCCGTCCCGCAGCGGGGTGACCAGCATGACGTCGGCGGCGACGAAGAACGCGATCAGCTCGTCGCGGGGGATCGGGCGGTGCAGATAGTGCACCACCGGGTGCCCGACCCGGCCGTACTCGCCGTTGATGTGGCCGACCTGGCGCTCGATGCCGTCGCGCAGCGCCCGGTAGGACTCCACCCGTTCCCGGCTGGGGGTCGCCAACTGCACGAACACGGTGTCCTCGCCGCGGGCGCGGCCCTCGGCGAGCAGTTCGGCGAACGCCTTGATCCGCACGTCGATGCCCTTGGTGTAGTCCAACCGGTCGACCCCGAGCAGGATGGTGCGCGGGTTGCCCAGCTCGCTGCGGATCTCGCGGGCGCGCCGGCGGATATCGCGGTTGCGGGCCCGCCGGTCCAGGGTGGCGGAGTCGATCGAGATCGGGAAGGCACCCACCCGCACCACCCGGCCGTCGTAGGCGGCCTCCCCGAACCGCGAACGCACCCCCACCGAGGCGCGGGAGGTGGCCGCGCCGGCCAGCCGCCGGGCCAGGATCAGGAAGTTCTGCGCCCCGCCGGTGAGGTGGAACCCGACCAAATCGGCGCCGAGCAGCCCCTCGGTGATCTCGGTGCGCCACGGCATCTGCATGAACAGCTCCACCGGCGGGAACGGGATGTGCAGAAAAAACCCGATCGTCACATCGGGGCGCAACTCGCGCAGCATCCGCGGCACCAGTTGCAGCTGATAGTCCTGCACCCAGACGGTGGCGCCGGGGGCGGCCGCGGCCGAGGTGGCCTCGGCGAACCGGCGGTTGACCTCGACGTAGCGGTCCCACCAGCCGCGGTGGTAGATCGGTTTGACGATCACATCGTGATACAGCGGCCACAGCGTGGCGTTGGAGAACCCCTCGTAGTACTGGGCGACGTCGTCGTCGCTGAGCGTGACCGGGTGTAACACCAGTTCGCCGTCGACGATCGGCTCCTGTTCGGCGGCCGACAGGTCGGCCACCCCCGGCCAACCCACCCAGGCGCCGCGCCGGCGGCGCAGCAGCGGCTCCAGCGCGGTGACCAGCCCGCCGGGGCTGCGCTGCCAGGTGGTGGTGCCGTCGGGGTGGCGCTCCAGGTCGATCGGCAGGCGGTTGGCGACGACCACGAACTCCGACGTGCCGGTCGGGACCTGCTCGGCCACTCAGGCCTCGATCTTGGCCGGCCCGATACCCAACATCGACAAAAAGATGCGGCACTCGTCGGCGTCGGTGGCGTAGGCGGCCACCACCCGGCGGGCCTGCCGTTCGGTGGTGTCGGCCAGCGGTTCCACCTCGCCGAGTTCGGAGGAGTCTGATTTAGCAACCATGGGCTAACTCTAGGCGAACACCGCAGTTGGTGGCAGCCCGGTGACCGGGGCGACCGCGCCGGAGGCCGGGCGCCGCCGTGTAGCGTCCGCAGCACACGTAGTGGTGCTAGGGCAGGAGACGATGTGCAGCTTGGCTTGGACGATCGCACCTATCTGGTCACCGGCGGCGGCAGCGGGATCGGCCGGGGCGTGGCCGCGGCGCTGGTCGACTCCGGTGCCGCGGTACTACTCGTCGGACGCGACGAGGCCCGGTTGGCGGCCGCGGCCACCGAGATCGGCGGCGGGCCCGACAGGGTGCGCTACCGCAGCACCGACATCACCGACGAGCAGCAGGTGGCCGCCGCGGTCGCCGAGCTGATCGGTTGGCGCGGCCGGCTGCACGGGGTGGCGCACTGCGCCGGCGGCTCGCAGACGATCGGCCCGGTCACCCAGATCGACGCGGCGGCCTGGGCCGGCACCGTCGAGCTGAACCTCACCGGCACCGTGTACGTGCTCAAACACAGCGCCGCCGAGCTGGTGCGCGGCGGCGGTGGCGCCCTCGTCGCGATCTCCTCGATCGCGGCGTCGAACACCCACCGCTGGTTCGGCGCCTACGGGCCCACCAAGGCCGGCGTCGACCATCTGGTGATGCTGGCCGCCGACGAGCTCGGCGCCTCGCGGGTGCGGGTCAACGGGATCCGGCCCGGGCTGATCCGCACCGAGCTGGTCACCGCCGTGCTCGACTCCCCGGAGCTCTCCGCCGACTACCGGGTCAACACCCCGCTGCCCCGGCCCGGCGAGGTGACCGACGTCGCCAACCTGACGCTGTTTCTGCTCTCCGACGCCGCCGAGTGGATCACCGGGCAGATCATCAACGTCGACGGCGGTCAGTCGCTGCGCCGCGGACCGGATTTCACCGCGATGCTCGAGCCGGCGTTCGGCGCCGACGGGCTGCGCGGGGTGCTCTGATGGGGGTGTACGCGGTCACCGGGGCCGCCTCGGGAATGGGGTACCAGGCCGCGGAGAAGCTGCGCGCCGCCGGTCATCGGGTGATCGGGGTGGATCTGCGCGACACCGAGGTGACCGGGGATCTGTCCACGGCGGCCGGGCGGGCCGGCGCCGCCGAGGCGGTGCTCAGTGCCGCCGACGGCCGACTCGACGGCGCGGTGCTGGCCGCCGGGCTGGGGCCGACGCCCGGGCGCGGCGGCGTGCGGACGTTGTTGCAGGTCAACTATTTCGGTGTGGTGGATCTGCTCACGGCGTGGCGGGCGGGGCTGGCCGCCGCCGACGGCGTCGCCAAGGTGGTGGTGATCGGCAGCAACTCGACCACCGTCACCCCGGCGGTGCCCGGTGTGGCGGTGCGGGCGCTGTTGGCCGGCAACGCCCGGCGCGCCGAACGGGTGCTGGCGGTGTTCGGCCCCGGCGCGCCGTCGCTCGCCTACGCCGCCTCCAAGACCGCGGTGTCGCGCTGGGTGCGCCGCCACGCGGTGCGCGGGCAGTGGGCGGGCGCCGACATCCGGCTCAACGTGCTGGCGCCGGGCGCGATCATGACCCCGCTGCTGGAGAAACAGCTGGCCACCCCCGGGCAGGCCACCGCCGTGCAGTCGTTCCCGGTGCCGGTGGGCCATTTCGGTGACGCCGGGCAGCTCGGCGACTGGATGCTGTTCATGCTGTCGGAGTCCGCCGAATTCCTCTGCGGCAGCGTCATCGTCGTCGACGGCGGCTCGGACGCCTATTTCCGGGCCGACGCCTGGCCACGCAGCGTCCCGGTGCGCACCCTGATCGGTTACGGCCGTCGCTACCGGGGGTTTCGGGCCACCCGATAGGGTCGATCCCGGCCCAACCAGGTGAGGAGAGAGATGTCGGCAGAGTTGAGCTACGACGACACCCTGCGGGAGGTCAGCACCGAGTCCGGGGTGCTGCGCTACCACGAGGCCGGCGACGGCCCGCCGCTGGTGCTGCTGCACGGCTCCGGCCCCGGGGTGACCGGCTGGCGCAACTTCCGCGGGGTGCTGCCGGCGTTCGCCGAGCGGTACCGCTGCCTGGTGCTGGAGTTCCCCGGCTTCGGGGTCAGCGACGACTTCGGCGGGCACCCGATGATCACCGCGTTCGCGGCGATGCCGGCGTTCACCGAGGCCCTGGGGTTGGAATCGGTCGACATCGTCGGCAACTCGATGGGCGGCACCGTCGGGGTCAACTACGCGATCGGCAACCCCGAGAAGGTGCGCCGGCTGGTCACGATCGGCGGGATCGGCACCAATTTGCTCAGTCCCGGCCCGGCCGAGGGCATTCGGCTGCTGCAGGAATTCACCGACGACCCCACCCGGGATCGGCTGGTGCGCTGGTTGAAGTCGATGGTCTACGACCCGGCGGTGGTCACCGAGGAGCTCATCGAGGAACGCTGGCAGTCGGCCACCGACCCGGAGACCCTGGCGAGCGCGCGGCGGATGTACGGCAGCGAGGCTTTCGCCGCGATGGTCAAGATGATGCAGTCCGCCAAGACCCCGCAGCCGTGGGCGATGATGCACCGGCTGTCGGTGCCGACGTTGGTCACCTGGGGCCGCGACGACCGGGTCAGCCCGCTGGACATGGCGCTGATCCCGCTGCGCACCATCCCCAACGCCGAATTCCACGTCTTCCCCAACTGTGGGCACTGGACGATGATCGAGGCCAAGGACGCCTTCGAACGCGTCGTGCTCGACTTCCTGTCCCGCCCGTAGCCCGGTGCGTCAGTTGACGCAGGGCACGCCGTTGCCGCCCTCGATCGGACGGCCCTCGTCGGGGGTGGGCTCGGTGCTCCACCCGTAGGGGTTGGAGGGGTCCGAACCGGACCCCCATGTCGTGGTGGTGGTCGTGGTCGTGGTGGAGGTGGAGGTCAGCGCCGGCGGGTAGTAGCCGCGGCCGAGGGTGACCTGCACGTGCCCGGCGGGCAGGGCCGGGTCGGGCACCTCGGCGACGTCGATGTCGAGCAGTTCGCCGATGCGGGTCGCGTCGGTGTCGGCGCCGGCGCCGTAGGTGATCACGGTGGTGGCGGGGTCCCCGGGTTCGGCGTCGCGGACCGCGTCGGTGCCGTAGCCCATCTCCTCCAGGGAGTAGGAGACGGTGGAGGCCAGCCCGGCGGTGTCGCCGGCGTTGACGACGTCGACGAGCGTGTCCGGGTCGGGGGTGGTGTCGGTGGTCGCCGCCGGGGCGGGGTCCTTGCCGATCGCCGCGGCCACCTCCGCCCGGATGGCGGCCGGGTCGATGATGTTGACCGCCTGGCCGTCGACCATGTCGTAGCGCAGCACCGGCAGCGTGCGGTACTCCACCGCGCCACCGGCCAGCGCCTCCATCCGGTGGAACTGTTCTTCGCCCCAGCCGGCGGAGAGCACCACGTTCTTGCGGACCACCGCCATCAGCCGTTTGAGTTTGCCGAGGTCGCTGAACGTGCCGGAGTCGGTGAGCTGATGCATCACCGAGACCAAAAACGCCTGCTGGCGGTGGGTGCGGTCGAGGTCCCCGTTCTCCAGGCCGTGACGCTGACGCACGAACGCCAACGCCTGCGCGGCGTTGAGGCGCTGGTGGCCGGCCGGGAAGTCCGCCCCGGAGTACTCGTCGTACACGGCGTGGTTGAGGCAGACCTCCACCCCGCCCAGGCTCTCGGTGAGATCGTAGAAGCCGGCCAGGTTGACCTCGGCGAAGTAGTCGATCGGCACCCCGGTCAGGTTGCGCACGGCCCGCAACGTCGCCACCCGGCCCGCCTCCCGGCCGCGGGTCTCGAGCTCCTTCTGGTCCTCCACCCCCTGCTCGGCGAGGAGATTGGCGGTGTAGGCCTTGGTCAGCCCGTAGGCCTCCTTGATCTTGATGTGGTCGTAGCCGGGGATGCCGGTGAACGAGATGTAGTCGTCGCGGGGGATCGAGAACGCGACCACCCGGTTGTCGGCGCCCACGTGGACCAGGATCAACGTGTTGGTGTTGTAGCCGCCGTCGTCGGAGTCGCCGGCGTGCAGCTGGTTGAGCACGGTGTCGGGCAGCTCGTTGCCGTCCTGATCCTTGCGGGAGTCCAGGCCCATCAGCAGGATGTTCATCTCCCCGCCGGTCGAGTGCGGATCGTCGGCGGTCAGCGCCTCGGAGACGGTGATCCCGTCCAGGGCGCCGTGCGCCACCCAGTAGCCGGCCCCGGTCAACAGCATCGCGGCCACCGACACCAGCGCGGTGAGGCCGCGCACCAGTCCGCGCGCGACGCGCACCGACTGCCGCGGCATCCGGTGGCGGCCACCGGTGCGCGGCGCGGGGCGGGCCTGCGCGTGCATCCCCTCAGTATGGGCCAGCGCGCCGGCGGAGCGAAAAACCGCGGTGACCCGGCTCACTCCCCCTTCGGGGCGCCGCGGCGGCGGATCGTCCCGCGTTTACGGGCCTTCGACCGGGACAGCAGCGACGGGGACGGGCCGTCGGCGGTGCGCCGACCGCGCAGCGCCATCGGCGCCAGCGCCCCGGCGGCGACGAACCCGGCGGCGCTGGGGACACTGAAACCGCTGCCGGCGGCGGGTGTCGGGACGTCGACGTCGGCCAACGCCACCGCCTCGTCGGCGTCGATCGGCGCCGGCACCGTCGTCGCCCAACTCGGCGGGACCGCGAGTCCGTCGACCTCGTAGGCCTCGCCGAGGGTGGCCGCGGTCGCCGCCGGCGCGGCCGCGACGGTGGTCTCGCCGTCGGCCATGAGGTGCTGGCCGATCGCGGTGGGCAGCACGCCGGGCGCCCCGGAGGACGCGGTGTCACCGACCGCGGCGGCGATGGCGGTGAACACGTTCCACGCCACGATGTTGCTGGTCGCGTTGGTCAGCGTCGTGGCGCCGTTCCACAACCCGATACCGCCGGTCGAATTCACCAGGTCGCCGAGGAAGCCGCTGCCGGTGGACGCGGCACCGCCCGCCGACAGCGGGTTGGCGACGGTGGTGGCCAGCTGCTGCATGCCCGACGGCAGGCCGGCGACCAGCCCGGCGAGCCCACCCTGGGTCGCGGTGGTCGGGCCGGCGGCGAAGCCCTGCCCGCTGGGGCCGACCGGTGTCGACAACGGCGGTAGCTGCGCCGCGGCGGCCGAGGAGGCCAGATAGGCGTACATGGCGGCCGCGTCCTGGGCCCACATCTGCAGGTAGTGGGCCTCGGTGGCCGCGATCGCCGCGGTGTTTTGGCCCAGCAGGTTGGTGGCGACCAGCGCGGCCAGTTGGGTCCGGTTGGCGGCGATCACCGGCGGGGGCACCGTCATCGCGTGCGCCGACTCGTAGGCGGCGGCCGAGGCCATCGCCTGCGCACCGGCCTGCTCGGCGGCCTCGGCGGTCTGC
This sequence is a window from Mycolicibacillus parakoreensis. Protein-coding genes within it:
- a CDS encoding SDR family oxidoreductase; the protein is MGVYAVTGAASGMGYQAAEKLRAAGHRVIGVDLRDTEVTGDLSTAAGRAGAAEAVLSAADGRLDGAVLAAGLGPTPGRGGVRTLLQVNYFGVVDLLTAWRAGLAAADGVAKVVVIGSNSTTVTPAVPGVAVRALLAGNARRAERVLAVFGPGAPSLAYAASKTAVSRWVRRHAVRGQWAGADIRLNVLAPGAIMTPLLEKQLATPGQATAVQSFPVPVGHFGDAGQLGDWMLFMLSESAEFLCGSVIVVDGGSDAYFRADAWPRSVPVRTLIGYGRRYRGFRATR
- a CDS encoding mammalian cell entry protein, whose amino-acid sequence is MPVLGVWVRRALTATALVLAAVFVGLGATGGAWYWNDASLRAAQQTRAQLAPMAAEAVPQIFGFDYQTVETSMIEVYPLLTPQFRTDFEKQAHDRIIPEARQRKAVSQVNVVGQGVVDAQRRSGSVLVYLNRTVTDDGKEPIVDGARVQVFYQKIDGRWLIDNIKPV
- a CDS encoding alpha/beta fold hydrolase; the protein is MSAELSYDDTLREVSTESGVLRYHEAGDGPPLVLLHGSGPGVTGWRNFRGVLPAFAERYRCLVLEFPGFGVSDDFGGHPMITAFAAMPAFTEALGLESVDIVGNSMGGTVGVNYAIGNPEKVRRLVTIGGIGTNLLSPGPAEGIRLLQEFTDDPTRDRLVRWLKSMVYDPAVVTEELIEERWQSATDPETLASARRMYGSEAFAAMVKMMQSAKTPQPWAMMHRLSVPTLVTWGRDDRVSPLDMALIPLRTIPNAEFHVFPNCGHWTMIEAKDAFERVVLDFLSRP
- a CDS encoding alpha,alpha-trehalose-phosphate synthase (UDP-forming); translation: MAEQVPTGTSEFVVVANRLPIDLERHPDGTTTWQRSPGGLVTALEPLLRRRRGAWVGWPGVADLSAAEQEPIVDGELVLHPVTLSDDDVAQYYEGFSNATLWPLYHDVIVKPIYHRGWWDRYVEVNRRFAEATSAAAAPGATVWVQDYQLQLVPRMLRELRPDVTIGFFLHIPFPPVELFMQMPWRTEITEGLLGADLVGFHLTGGAQNFLILARRLAGAATSRASVGVRSRFGEAAYDGRVVRVGAFPISIDSATLDRRARNRDIRRRAREIRSELGNPRTILLGVDRLDYTKGIDVRIKAFAELLAEGRARGEDTVFVQLATPSRERVESYRALRDGIERQVGHINGEYGRVGHPVVHYLHRPIPRDELIAFFVAADVMLVTPLRDGMNLVAKEYVACRSDLGGALVLSEFTGAAEELRAAYQVNPHDLDGVKNVIEAAITQDPEDGRRRMRALRRQVLTHDVDRWARSFLDAVASTTAPAPNPRPPGGGSA
- a CDS encoding LCP family protein, with amino-acid sequence MHAQARPAPRTGGRHRMPRQSVRVARGLVRGLTALVSVAAMLLTGAGYWVAHGALDGITVSEALTADDPHSTGGEMNILLMGLDSRKDQDGNELPDTVLNQLHAGDSDDGGYNTNTLILVHVGADNRVVAFSIPRDDYISFTGIPGYDHIKIKEAYGLTKAYTANLLAEQGVEDQKELETRGREAGRVATLRAVRNLTGVPIDYFAEVNLAGFYDLTESLGGVEVCLNHAVYDEYSGADFPAGHQRLNAAQALAFVRQRHGLENGDLDRTHRQQAFLVSVMHQLTDSGTFSDLGKLKRLMAVVRKNVVLSAGWGEEQFHRMEALAGGAVEYRTLPVLRYDMVDGQAVNIIDPAAIRAEVAAAIGKDPAPAATTDTTPDPDTLVDVVNAGDTAGLASTVSYSLEEMGYGTDAVRDAEPGDPATTVITYGAGADTDATRIGELLDIDVAEVPDPALPAGHVQVTLGRGYYPPALTSTSTTTTTTTTTWGSGSDPSNPYGWSTEPTPDEGRPIEGGNGVPCVN
- a CDS encoding mammalian cell entry protein, with the translated sequence MADVVTESTQTAGTRVRRRASREAGPTGEPTTARVMVGPAPQPGGPARASGARYPGRRAHTSLVAVAAVAVLAVLTAALAAAVAVQGFAERDAAAAADRQQRFVDTASQLVVNMFTFNQDDLDASVDRWVNDLTGPLGDKFQPGNVTMLKDLFRDTGSDSEAVINVAALEDIDENVHRASVLVAARVTATDIDDGVNQPSQPYRLRVIVQEDDAGAMTPYDLIWPNGGY
- a CDS encoding SDR family oxidoreductase, with amino-acid sequence MQLGLDDRTYLVTGGGSGIGRGVAAALVDSGAAVLLVGRDEARLAAAATEIGGGPDRVRYRSTDITDEQQVAAAVAELIGWRGRLHGVAHCAGGSQTIGPVTQIDAAAWAGTVELNLTGTVYVLKHSAAELVRGGGGALVAISSIAASNTHRWFGAYGPTKAGVDHLVMLAADELGASRVRVNGIRPGLIRTELVTAVLDSPELSADYRVNTPLPRPGEVTDVANLTLFLLSDAAEWITGQIINVDGGQSLRRGPDFTAMLEPAFGADGLRGVL
- a CDS encoding PPE family protein; translation: MIFAALPPEIISGWMYTGPGAGPMMAAAGAWNGLGSELGTTAVAYQSVITALTTEEWLGPTAMTMAASLTPYVTWMLQTAEAAEQAGAQAMASAAAYESAHAMTVPPPVIAANRTQLAALVATNLLGQNTAAIAATEAHYLQMWAQDAAAMYAYLASSAAAAQLPPLSTPVGPSGQGFAAGPTTATQGGLAGLVAGLPSGMQQLATTVANPLSAGGAASTGSGFLGDLVNSTGGIGLWNGATTLTNATSNIVAWNVFTAIAAAVGDTASSGAPGVLPTAIGQHLMADGETTVAAAPAATAATLGEAYEVDGLAVPPSWATTVPAPIDADEAVALADVDVPTPAAGSGFSVPSAAGFVAAGALAPMALRGRRTADGPSPSLLSRSKARKRGTIRRRGAPKGE